Proteins encoded in a region of the Diospyros lotus cultivar Yz01 chromosome 9, ASM1463336v1, whole genome shotgun sequence genome:
- the LOC127810661 gene encoding probable DNA primase large subunit isoform X2: MEIVRSQRRPPAAARDVVSDLPLYRSAPSLEVRLEDFELYAIDRLRVLKGISDGLSRGKKPDEMETLVRSLWKTYMSHPHASEVINKDIISHFVLRLVYCRTEDLRKWFLSMETTLFRHRFRLLDSPEVQRTLMAEFDLPYKAVSNEELKSVKETLIQVARSIGLSSSGADMIFYKVPFEDVPELVASRRVFILKGYAYVAMHQVVSLVVTQFRSHLSKALVLTNRKWTSTIREREKDRLTPIVETLATSYLGPDYSQPREFAEISLKDIEQVARSSFPLCMRHLFEKLREDHHLKHGGRMQLGLFLKGVGLKLDDALAFWKAEFSHKVGAERFDKEYAYSIRHNYGKEGKRTDYTPYACQKIISSTPSVGDHHGCPFRHFSEENLRAALGKMGVGNRAMEDVVDKARNRHYQLACTLTFEAVHGSSCDAGINHPNQYFIDSQKILKQSSGSK, encoded by the exons ATGGAAATCGTCCGGTCGCAAAGGAGACCACCGGCTGCCGCTCGCGATGTCGTTTCCGATCTCCCTCTCTACCGCTCGGCCCCGTCGCTCGAGGTCAGGCTCGAAGATTTCGAGCTTTACGCCATCGATCGCCTCCGAG TTCTTAAAGGTATTTCGGATGGATTATCTCGAGGAAAAAAACCTGATGAAATGGAGACATTG GTAAGATCTCTATGGAAGACATACATGAGTCATCCACATGCATCTGAAGTTATTAACAAGGACATCATTTCCCACTTCGTTCTGCGCCTTGTGTATTGTAGGAC GGAGGATTTGAGGAAATGGTTTCTTTCTATGGAAACTACCCTTTTTCGTCACCGGTTCCGGCTGCTTGATAGTCCTGAAGTGCAG AGGACACTGATGGCAGAATTTGACCTTCCTTACAAGGCAGTAAGCAATGAAGAATTAAAG AGTGTTAAGGAAACATTGATCCAAGTAGCACGGTCTATTGGTCTTTCTTCATCTGGTG CTGATATGATCTTCTACAAG GTACCTTTTGAAGATGTTCCAGAATTAGTGGCCAGTCGCAGGGTATTTATCCTGAAAGGGTATGCATATGTAGCTATGCATCAG GTGGTCTCCCTTGTTGTCACACAATTTCGTAGCCATCTTTCAAAGGCACTTGTGCTGACAAACAG AAAATGGACATCCACCATTAGAGAACGAGAGAAGGATCGGTTGACTCCT ATTGTGGAAACCCTGGCCACAAGTTATTTGGGTCCTGACTATTCCCAG CCAAGAGAATTTGCAGAAATATCTTTGAAAGACATTGAGCAAGTAGCTAGAAGTTCATTTCCTTTGTGTATGCGTCACCTGTTTGAGAAG CTGAGAGAGGATCATCATCTAAAGCATGGGGGAAGGATGCAATTGGGTTTATTTCTCAAG GGTGTTGGATTGAAGTTGGATGATGCACTTGCCTTTTGGAAAGCTGAGTTTTCACATAAA GTTGGTGCTGAGAGATTTGATAAAGAGTATGCATATAGTATACGGCATAACTATGggaaagaagggaagagaaCA GATTATACGCCTTATGCTTGTCAAAAGATCATCTCGTCAACACCAAGTGTTGGGGATCATCATGGCTGCCCATTTCGTCATTTCAG TGAGGAGAATTTGAGAGCAGCCCTTGGTAAAATGGGAGTTGGCAATCGTGCAATGGAAGATGTGGTTGATAAAGCAAGGAACAGACATTATCAG TTGGCTTGCACGTTGACATTTGAAGCTGTTCATGGCTCATCTTGTGATGCTGGAATTAATCATCCAAATCAATATTTCATTGACAGCCAAAAGATCCTGAAACAG
- the LOC127810661 gene encoding probable DNA primase large subunit isoform X1 produces the protein MEIVRSQRRPPAAARDVVSDLPLYRSAPSLEVRLEDFELYAIDRLRVLKGISDGLSRGKKPDEMETLVRSLWKTYMSHPHASEVINKDIISHFVLRLVYCRTEDLRKWFLSMETTLFRHRFRLLDSPEVQRTLMAEFDLPYKAVSNEELKSVKETLIQVARSIGLSSSGADMIFYKVPFEDVPELVASRRVFILKGYAYVAMHQVVSLVVTQFRSHLSKALVLTNRKWTSTIREREKDRLTPIVETLATSYLGPDYSQPREFAEISLKDIEQVARSSFPLCMRHLFEKLREDHHLKHGGRMQLGLFLKGVGLKLDDALAFWKAEFSHKVGAERFDKEYAYSIRHNYGKEGKRTDYTPYACQKIISSTPSVGDHHGCPFRHFSEENLRAALGKMGVGNRAMEDVVDKARNRHYQLACTLTFEAVHGSSCDAGINHPNQYFIDSQKILKQFSPAVANDNPKG, from the exons ATGGAAATCGTCCGGTCGCAAAGGAGACCACCGGCTGCCGCTCGCGATGTCGTTTCCGATCTCCCTCTCTACCGCTCGGCCCCGTCGCTCGAGGTCAGGCTCGAAGATTTCGAGCTTTACGCCATCGATCGCCTCCGAG TTCTTAAAGGTATTTCGGATGGATTATCTCGAGGAAAAAAACCTGATGAAATGGAGACATTG GTAAGATCTCTATGGAAGACATACATGAGTCATCCACATGCATCTGAAGTTATTAACAAGGACATCATTTCCCACTTCGTTCTGCGCCTTGTGTATTGTAGGAC GGAGGATTTGAGGAAATGGTTTCTTTCTATGGAAACTACCCTTTTTCGTCACCGGTTCCGGCTGCTTGATAGTCCTGAAGTGCAG AGGACACTGATGGCAGAATTTGACCTTCCTTACAAGGCAGTAAGCAATGAAGAATTAAAG AGTGTTAAGGAAACATTGATCCAAGTAGCACGGTCTATTGGTCTTTCTTCATCTGGTG CTGATATGATCTTCTACAAG GTACCTTTTGAAGATGTTCCAGAATTAGTGGCCAGTCGCAGGGTATTTATCCTGAAAGGGTATGCATATGTAGCTATGCATCAG GTGGTCTCCCTTGTTGTCACACAATTTCGTAGCCATCTTTCAAAGGCACTTGTGCTGACAAACAG AAAATGGACATCCACCATTAGAGAACGAGAGAAGGATCGGTTGACTCCT ATTGTGGAAACCCTGGCCACAAGTTATTTGGGTCCTGACTATTCCCAG CCAAGAGAATTTGCAGAAATATCTTTGAAAGACATTGAGCAAGTAGCTAGAAGTTCATTTCCTTTGTGTATGCGTCACCTGTTTGAGAAG CTGAGAGAGGATCATCATCTAAAGCATGGGGGAAGGATGCAATTGGGTTTATTTCTCAAG GGTGTTGGATTGAAGTTGGATGATGCACTTGCCTTTTGGAAAGCTGAGTTTTCACATAAA GTTGGTGCTGAGAGATTTGATAAAGAGTATGCATATAGTATACGGCATAACTATGggaaagaagggaagagaaCA GATTATACGCCTTATGCTTGTCAAAAGATCATCTCGTCAACACCAAGTGTTGGGGATCATCATGGCTGCCCATTTCGTCATTTCAG TGAGGAGAATTTGAGAGCAGCCCTTGGTAAAATGGGAGTTGGCAATCGTGCAATGGAAGATGTGGTTGATAAAGCAAGGAACAGACATTATCAG TTGGCTTGCACGTTGACATTTGAAGCTGTTCATGGCTCATCTTGTGATGCTGGAATTAATCATCCAAATCAATATTTCATTGACAGCCAAAAGATCCTGAAACAG